The Tepidisphaeraceae bacterium region GTGGTGCATCCCGCCCGAGCGCGACTGCTGCTTCGTCGCGGCGATGGAGGACGTGCTGGAGGTGTACAAGCGCCCGGCCGACCCGCGGCGTCCGCTGGTGTGCATGGACGAGACGAGCAAGCAGCTCATCGGCGAGATCCGCGTCCCGCTGCCGATGCGCCCGGGCGAACCCTGCCACTTCGACTGCGAGTACGTCCGCAACGGCACGGCCAACCTGTTCGTCGCCTTCGAACCGCTGGCCGGCGTGCGGCACGTCGCCGTGACCGAGTCGCGGACGCGCCGCGACTGGGCCTGGTTCATCAAGGACCTGCTCGACCAGCGTTACCCCGCGGCCGACTGCGTGGTGTTAGTGATGGACCAGCTGAACACGCACTCGGTCGCCAGCCTGTACGAGGCGTTCGACCCGGCCGAGGCGCGCCGGTTGGCCGAGCGCCTGGAGGTGCATCACACGCCCAAGCACGGCAGCTGGCTGAACATGGCCGAGATCGAACTGGGCGTGATGGCCCGGCAGTGCCTCGGCGACCGGATCGCCGACAGGAACACGCTGGACGAACGCGTGCAGGCCTGGGCTGACGCCCGAAACCACGCACGCCGCCGCGCCGACTGGCAGTTCACCACCGCCGACGCCCGCATCCGCCTCAAACGGCTCTATCCGTCAATGCAACCGTGACAGAACACTAGAGCGTGTTATGCACTTTTCTCCCAGTTCACGAGTTTCGCGAGCATGAGGATCGCGAACGCGATCAGGTGCATCCCTCTCAACGTCGACGCCAGGCGTTCGTAGTCCTTGGCCAGCCTTCGGAAGCGCGCCATCCACGC contains the following coding sequences:
- a CDS encoding IS630 family transposase (programmed frameshift); its protein translation is MQKKYHVTLTPEERCELEAMTRRGRVAARALVRAWVLLKCDESNGGGPSPADDEVAEALECGTATVARVRRRFVEDGLGAALRPRPSTRSYARRLDGDGEARLVTLACSAPPAGRDRWTLRLLADRMVVLGHAEGPLSYETVRRVLKKNELKPWLRKMWCIPPERDCCFVAAMEDVLEVYKRPADPRRPLVCMDETSKQLIGEIRVPLPMRPGEPCHFDCEYVRNGTANLFVAFEPLAGVRHVAVTESRTRRDWAWFIKDLLDQRYPAADCVVLVMDQLNTHSVASLYEAFDPAEARRLAERLEVHHTPKHGSWLNMAEIELGVMARQCLGDRIADRNTLDERVQAWADARNHARRRADWQFTTADARIRLKRLYPSMQP